In the genome of Anomalospiza imberbis isolate Cuckoo-Finch-1a 21T00152 chromosome 29, ASM3175350v1, whole genome shotgun sequence, one region contains:
- the ATP8B2 gene encoding phospholipid-transporting ATPase ID isoform X2 — MERCAARRAPEEERRVRANAREYNEKFQYASNCIKTSKYNIVTFLPVNLFEQFQEVANTYFLFLLILQLIPQISSLSWFTTIVPLVLVLTITAVKDATDDYFRHKSDNQVNNRQSQVLIGGVLRQEQWMNVRVGDIIKLENNQFVAADLLLLSSSEPHGLCYIETAELDGETNMKVRQAIPVTAELGDTSQLARFDGEVICEPPNNKLDKFGGTLYWKESKYPLSNQNMLLRGCVLRNTEWCFGLVIFAGPDTKLMQNSGRTKFKRTSIDRLMNTLVLWIFGFLVCMGVILAIGNAIWEHEVGVCFQIYLPWDEGVHSAFFSGFLSFWSYIIILNTVVPISLYVSVEVIRLGHSYFINWDKKMYCAKRRTPAEACTTTLNEELGQVEYIFSDKTGTLTQNIMVFSKCSVNGHSYGDVQDMLGHKAELGERPEPVDFSFNPLADPRFQFWDPSLLEAVKLGDLHVHEFFRLLSLCHTVMSEEKSEGELLYKAQSPDEGALVTAARNFGFVFRSRTPKTITVHELGQAITYQLLAILDFNNIRKRMSVIVRSPEGKIRLYCKGADTILLERLHPVNQDLSSITTDHLNEYAGEGLRTLVLAYKDLEESYYKDWSERLHRAGSAPEAREDHLARLYDEVEHDMMLLGATAIEDKLQQGVPETIAILTLANIKIWVLTGDKQETAVNIGYSCKMLTDDMTEVFVVTGHTVLEVREELRKAREKMMDASRSVCNGFSYQEKLSSKLTSVLEAIAGEYALVINGHSLAHALEADMEAEFLETACACKAVICCRVTPLQKAQVVELVKKYKKAVTLAIGDGANDVSMIKTAHIGVGISGQEGIQAVLASDYSFSQFKFLQRLLLVHGRWSYLRMCKFLCYFFYKNFAFTMVHFWFGFFCGFSAQTVYDQYFITLYNIVYTSLPVLAMGVFDQDVPEQRSMEYPKLYEPGQLNLLFNKREFFICIAQGIYTSILMFFIPYGVFADATRDDGAQLADYQSFAVTVATSLVIVVSVQIGLDTGFWTAINHFFIWGSLAAYFAILFTMHSDGLFRMFPNQFRFVGNAQNTLAQPTVWLTIALTAVVCIVPVVAFRFLKLDLKPELSDTVRYTQLVRKKQKTQHRCMRHAGRVGSRRSGYAFSHQEGFGELIMSGKNMRLSSLALSSFAPRPSTSWIDTLRKKKGCEGSSASSPSGAADKTLRV, encoded by the exons ATGGAGCGGTGCGCGGCCCGCCGAGCCCCGG AGGAAGAGCGTCGAGTGCGAGCCAACGCGCGGGAGTACAACGAGAAGTTCCAGTACGCA AGCAACTGCATCAAGACCTCCAAGTACAACATTGTCACCTTCCTGCCTGTCAACCTCTTCGAGCAGTTCCAGGAAGTGGCCAACACatatttcctcttcctcctcatcctgcAG ctgatTCCTCAGATCTCTTCGCTCTCCTGGTTTACCACCATCGTGCCTTTGGTTCTTGTCTTGACCATCACAGCTGTCAAAGATGCCACCGATGACTAT TTCCGCCATAAAAGCGACAACCAGGTGAACAACCGGCAGTCTCAGGTCCTGATCGGTGGAGT CCTTCGGCAGGAGCAGTGGATGAATGTCCGTGTTGGAGACATCATCAAGTTGGAGAACAACCAGTTTGTGGCG gctgacctcctcctcctctccagcagTGAACCCCATGGGTTATGCTACATAGAGACTGCAGAGCTGGATGG AGAGACCAACATGAAGGTGCGTCAGGCCATCCCCGTCACCGCGGAGCTGGGGGACACCAGCCAGCTGGCTCGCTTTGACG GTGAGGTGATCTGCGAACCCCCCAACAACAAGCTGGACAAGTTTGGTGGGACACTGTACTGGAAGGAGAGCAAGTACCCCCTGAGCAACCAGAACATGCTGCTGCGGGGCTGCGTCCTGCGCAACACTGAGTGGTGCTTTGGCCTCGTCATCTTTGCAG GACCTGACACAAAACTGATGCAGAACAGCGGCCGGACCAAATTTAAGCGGACAAGCATCGACCGCCTGATGAACACGCTGGTGCTCTGG ATCTTTGGGTTCCTGGTGTGCATGGGAGTGATCCTGGCCATTGGCAATGCCATCTGGGAGCACGAGGTGGGCGTCTGCTTCCAGATCTACTTGCCCTGGGACGAGGGGGTGCACAGTGCCTTCTTCTCTGGCTTCCTCTCCTTCTGGTCCTACATCATCATCCTCAACACTGTGGTGCCCATCTCGCTCTATGTGAG CGTTGAGGTGATCCGGCTTGGGCACAGCTACTTCATCAACTGGGACAAGAAGATGTACTGTGCCAAGCGCCGGACGCCAGCTGAAGCCTGCACCACCACCCTCAAcgaggagctggggcaggtggaGTACATCTTCTCTGACAAGACTGGCACCCTTACCCAGAATATCATGGTCTTCAGCAAGTGCTCTGTGAACGGGCACAGCTATG GTGATGTGCAGGACATGCTAGGTcacaaggcagagctgggagag AGGCCAGAGCCAGTAGACTTCTCCTTCAACCCGCTGGCGGACCCACGGTTCCAGTTCTGGGACCCCAGCCTACTGGAAGCCGTCAAGCTGGGAGACCTCCACGTGCACGAGTTCTTCCGCCTGCTTTCGCTGTGTCACACCGTCATGTCCGAGGAGAAGAGTGAAG GGGAGCTGTTGTACAAAGCACAGTCCCCAGATGAGGGAGCGCTGGTCACAGCTGCCAGAAACTTCGGCTTTGTGTTCCGGTCCCGCACGCCCAAGACCATCACAGTGCATGAGCTGGGTCAAGCCATCACCTACCAGCTGCTGGCCATCCTGGACTTCAACAACATCCGCAAGCGCATGTCCGTCATCG TCCGCAGCCCTGAGGGCAAGATCCGGCTGTACTGCAAAGGTGCTGACACCATCCTGCTGGAGCGGCTGCACCCCGTCAACCAGGACCTGAGCAGCATCACCACCGACCACCTCAAT GAGTACGCTGGTGAGGGGCTGCGGACACTGGTGCTGGCTTACAAGGACCTGGAGGAGAGCTACTACAAGGACTGGTCCGAGCGGCTGCATCGAGCTGGCAGTGCCCCTGAGGCCCGTGAGGATCACCTGGCTAGGCTCTACGATGAGGTGGAGCACGATATGATG CTGCTTGGAGCCACAGCCATCGAGGACAAACTGCAGCAGGGGGTCCCCGAAACCATTGCCATCCTGACGCTGGCCAACATCAAGATCTGGGTGCTGACAGGGGACAAGCAGG AAACAGCTGTGAACATCGGCTACTCCTGCAAGATGCTGACAGATGACATGACAGAGGTGTTTGTGGTCACAGGCCACACTGTGCTGGAGGTGCGAGAGGAGCTAAG GAAAGCCCGGGAGAAGATGATGGATGCGTCGCGTTCTGTGTGCAATGGCTTCTCCTACCAGGAGAAACTCTCCTCCAAGCTTACCTCTGTGCTGGAAGCCATTGCGGGCGAATACGCCCTGGTCATCAATGGGCACAGCCTG GCCCATGCACTGGAGGCAGACATGGAGGCGGAATTCCTGGAGACAGCGTGTGCCTGCAAGGCCGTTATCTGCTGCCGTGTCACACCCCTGCAGAAAGCCCAGGTGGTGGAGCTGGTGAAGAAGTACAAGAAAGCCGTCACTTTGGCCATTGGGGATGGGGCCAACGATGTCAGCATGATCAAGA CTGCCCACATTGGGGTGGGCATCAGTGGGCAGGAAGGCATCCAGGCCGTGCTGGCCTCCGACTACTCCTTCTCCCAGTTCAAGTTCCTACAGCGTCTGCTCCTGGTGCACGGGCGCTGGTCCTACCTGCGCATGTGCAAGTTTCTTTGCTACTTCTTCTATAAGAACTTCGCCTTCACCATGGTCCACTTCTGGTTTGGCTTCTTCTGCGGCTTCTCAGCACAG ACAGTGTATGACCAGTACTTCATCACACTGTACAACATCGTCTACACGTCGCTGCCTGTGCTCGCTATGGGTGTCTTTGACCAG GATGTGCCAGAGCAGCGGAGCATGGAGTACCCTAAACTCTACGAGCCTGGGCAGCTGAACCTGCTCTTCAACAAGCGGGAGTTCTTCATCTGCATTGCCCAGGGCATCTACACCTCCATCCTCATGTTCTTCATCCCGTACGGTGTCTTCGCTGATGCCACTCGTGATGACGGTGCCCAGCTGGCCGACTACCAGTCCTTCGCCGTCACTGTCGCCACCTCCCTCGTGATTGTCGTCAGTGTGCAG ATCGGGTTAGACACAGGATTCTGGACAGCCATCAACCACTTCTTCATCTGGGGCAGCCTGGCCGCCTACTTTGCCATCCTCTTCACCATGCACAGCGACGGCCTCTTCCGGATGTTCCCCAACCAGTTCCGCTTTGTGG GTAACGCGCAGAACACGCTGGCCCAGCCCACGGTCTGGCTGACCATTGCCCTCACCGCCGTAGTCTGTATCGTGCCCGTTGTGGCCTTTCGCTTCCTTAAGCTGGACCTGAAACCAGAGCTCTCGGATACG gtgcgCTACACTCAGCTGGTACggaagaagcagaagacgcaGCACCGGTGCATGCGGCACGCAGGGCGTGTGGGCTCACGCCGCTCTGGCTATGCCTTCTCCCATCAGGAGGGTTTCGGGGAGCTCATCATGTCTGGCAAAAACATGCGGCTTAGCTCCTTGGCACTCTCCAGCTTTGCCCCCCGCCCCAGCACCAGCTGGATTGACACCCTGCGGAAGAAGAAGGGCTGCGagggcagcagtgccagcagccccagtgGTGCGGCCGACAAGACTCTCAGGGTGTGA
- the ATP8B2 gene encoding phospholipid-transporting ATPase ID isoform X4: MGCGAAGHGAVRGPPSPGGRASSASQRAGVQREVPSNCIKTSKYNIVTFLPVNLFEQFQEVANTYFLFLLILQLIPQISSLSWFTTIVPLVLVLTITAVKDATDDYFRHKSDNQVNNRQSQVLIGGVLRQEQWMNVRVGDIIKLENNQFVAQADLLLLSSSEPHGLCYIETAELDGETNMKVRQAIPVTAELGDTSQLARFDGEVICEPPNNKLDKFGGTLYWKESKYPLSNQNMLLRGCVLRNTEWCFGLVIFAGPDTKLMQNSGRTKFKRTSIDRLMNTLVLWIFGFLVCMGVILAIGNAIWEHEVGVCFQIYLPWDEGVHSAFFSGFLSFWSYIIILNTVVPISLYVSVEVIRLGHSYFINWDKKMYCAKRRTPAEACTTTLNEELGQVEYIFSDKTGTLTQNIMVFSKCSVNGHSYGDVQDMLGHKAELGERPEPVDFSFNPLADPRFQFWDPSLLEAVKLGDLHVHEFFRLLSLCHTVMSEEKSEGELLYKAQSPDEGALVTAARNFGFVFRSRTPKTITVHELGQAITYQLLAILDFNNIRKRMSVIVRSPEGKIRLYCKGADTILLERLHPVNQDLSSITTDHLNEYAGEGLRTLVLAYKDLEESYYKDWSERLHRAGSAPEAREDHLARLYDEVEHDMMLLGATAIEDKLQQGVPETIAILTLANIKIWVLTGDKQETAVNIGYSCKMLTDDMTEVFVVTGHTVLEVREELRKAREKMMDASRSVCNGFSYQEKLSSKLTSVLEAIAGEYALVINGHSLAHALEADMEAEFLETACACKAVICCRVTPLQKAQVVELVKKYKKAVTLAIGDGANDVSMIKTAHIGVGISGQEGIQAVLASDYSFSQFKFLQRLLLVHGRWSYLRMCKFLCYFFYKNFAFTMVHFWFGFFCGFSAQTVYDQYFITLYNIVYTSLPVLAMGVFDQDVPEQRSMEYPKLYEPGQLNLLFNKREFFICIAQGIYTSILMFFIPYGVFADATRDDGAQLADYQSFAVTVATSLVIVVSVQIGLDTGFWTAINHFFIWGSLAAYFAILFTMHSDGLFRMFPNQFRFVGNAQNTLAQPTVWLTIALTAVVCIVPVVAFRFLKLDLKPELSDTVRYTQLVRKKQKTQHRCMRHAGRVGSRRSGYAFSHQEGFGELIMSGKNMRLSSLALSSFAPRPSTSWIDTLRKKKGCEGSSASSPSGAADKTLRV, from the exons ATGGGCTGCGGGGCCGCGGGACATGGAGCGGTGCGCGGCCCGCCGAGCCCCGG AGGAAGAGCGTCGAGTGCGAGCCAACGCGCGGGAGTACAACGAGAAGTTCCA AGCAACTGCATCAAGACCTCCAAGTACAACATTGTCACCTTCCTGCCTGTCAACCTCTTCGAGCAGTTCCAGGAAGTGGCCAACACatatttcctcttcctcctcatcctgcAG ctgatTCCTCAGATCTCTTCGCTCTCCTGGTTTACCACCATCGTGCCTTTGGTTCTTGTCTTGACCATCACAGCTGTCAAAGATGCCACCGATGACTAT TTCCGCCATAAAAGCGACAACCAGGTGAACAACCGGCAGTCTCAGGTCCTGATCGGTGGAGT CCTTCGGCAGGAGCAGTGGATGAATGTCCGTGTTGGAGACATCATCAAGTTGGAGAACAACCAGTTTGTGGCG caggctgacctcctcctcctctccagcagTGAACCCCATGGGTTATGCTACATAGAGACTGCAGAGCTGGATGG AGAGACCAACATGAAGGTGCGTCAGGCCATCCCCGTCACCGCGGAGCTGGGGGACACCAGCCAGCTGGCTCGCTTTGACG GTGAGGTGATCTGCGAACCCCCCAACAACAAGCTGGACAAGTTTGGTGGGACACTGTACTGGAAGGAGAGCAAGTACCCCCTGAGCAACCAGAACATGCTGCTGCGGGGCTGCGTCCTGCGCAACACTGAGTGGTGCTTTGGCCTCGTCATCTTTGCAG GACCTGACACAAAACTGATGCAGAACAGCGGCCGGACCAAATTTAAGCGGACAAGCATCGACCGCCTGATGAACACGCTGGTGCTCTGG ATCTTTGGGTTCCTGGTGTGCATGGGAGTGATCCTGGCCATTGGCAATGCCATCTGGGAGCACGAGGTGGGCGTCTGCTTCCAGATCTACTTGCCCTGGGACGAGGGGGTGCACAGTGCCTTCTTCTCTGGCTTCCTCTCCTTCTGGTCCTACATCATCATCCTCAACACTGTGGTGCCCATCTCGCTCTATGTGAG CGTTGAGGTGATCCGGCTTGGGCACAGCTACTTCATCAACTGGGACAAGAAGATGTACTGTGCCAAGCGCCGGACGCCAGCTGAAGCCTGCACCACCACCCTCAAcgaggagctggggcaggtggaGTACATCTTCTCTGACAAGACTGGCACCCTTACCCAGAATATCATGGTCTTCAGCAAGTGCTCTGTGAACGGGCACAGCTATG GTGATGTGCAGGACATGCTAGGTcacaaggcagagctgggagag AGGCCAGAGCCAGTAGACTTCTCCTTCAACCCGCTGGCGGACCCACGGTTCCAGTTCTGGGACCCCAGCCTACTGGAAGCCGTCAAGCTGGGAGACCTCCACGTGCACGAGTTCTTCCGCCTGCTTTCGCTGTGTCACACCGTCATGTCCGAGGAGAAGAGTGAAG GGGAGCTGTTGTACAAAGCACAGTCCCCAGATGAGGGAGCGCTGGTCACAGCTGCCAGAAACTTCGGCTTTGTGTTCCGGTCCCGCACGCCCAAGACCATCACAGTGCATGAGCTGGGTCAAGCCATCACCTACCAGCTGCTGGCCATCCTGGACTTCAACAACATCCGCAAGCGCATGTCCGTCATCG TCCGCAGCCCTGAGGGCAAGATCCGGCTGTACTGCAAAGGTGCTGACACCATCCTGCTGGAGCGGCTGCACCCCGTCAACCAGGACCTGAGCAGCATCACCACCGACCACCTCAAT GAGTACGCTGGTGAGGGGCTGCGGACACTGGTGCTGGCTTACAAGGACCTGGAGGAGAGCTACTACAAGGACTGGTCCGAGCGGCTGCATCGAGCTGGCAGTGCCCCTGAGGCCCGTGAGGATCACCTGGCTAGGCTCTACGATGAGGTGGAGCACGATATGATG CTGCTTGGAGCCACAGCCATCGAGGACAAACTGCAGCAGGGGGTCCCCGAAACCATTGCCATCCTGACGCTGGCCAACATCAAGATCTGGGTGCTGACAGGGGACAAGCAGG AAACAGCTGTGAACATCGGCTACTCCTGCAAGATGCTGACAGATGACATGACAGAGGTGTTTGTGGTCACAGGCCACACTGTGCTGGAGGTGCGAGAGGAGCTAAG GAAAGCCCGGGAGAAGATGATGGATGCGTCGCGTTCTGTGTGCAATGGCTTCTCCTACCAGGAGAAACTCTCCTCCAAGCTTACCTCTGTGCTGGAAGCCATTGCGGGCGAATACGCCCTGGTCATCAATGGGCACAGCCTG GCCCATGCACTGGAGGCAGACATGGAGGCGGAATTCCTGGAGACAGCGTGTGCCTGCAAGGCCGTTATCTGCTGCCGTGTCACACCCCTGCAGAAAGCCCAGGTGGTGGAGCTGGTGAAGAAGTACAAGAAAGCCGTCACTTTGGCCATTGGGGATGGGGCCAACGATGTCAGCATGATCAAGA CTGCCCACATTGGGGTGGGCATCAGTGGGCAGGAAGGCATCCAGGCCGTGCTGGCCTCCGACTACTCCTTCTCCCAGTTCAAGTTCCTACAGCGTCTGCTCCTGGTGCACGGGCGCTGGTCCTACCTGCGCATGTGCAAGTTTCTTTGCTACTTCTTCTATAAGAACTTCGCCTTCACCATGGTCCACTTCTGGTTTGGCTTCTTCTGCGGCTTCTCAGCACAG ACAGTGTATGACCAGTACTTCATCACACTGTACAACATCGTCTACACGTCGCTGCCTGTGCTCGCTATGGGTGTCTTTGACCAG GATGTGCCAGAGCAGCGGAGCATGGAGTACCCTAAACTCTACGAGCCTGGGCAGCTGAACCTGCTCTTCAACAAGCGGGAGTTCTTCATCTGCATTGCCCAGGGCATCTACACCTCCATCCTCATGTTCTTCATCCCGTACGGTGTCTTCGCTGATGCCACTCGTGATGACGGTGCCCAGCTGGCCGACTACCAGTCCTTCGCCGTCACTGTCGCCACCTCCCTCGTGATTGTCGTCAGTGTGCAG ATCGGGTTAGACACAGGATTCTGGACAGCCATCAACCACTTCTTCATCTGGGGCAGCCTGGCCGCCTACTTTGCCATCCTCTTCACCATGCACAGCGACGGCCTCTTCCGGATGTTCCCCAACCAGTTCCGCTTTGTGG GTAACGCGCAGAACACGCTGGCCCAGCCCACGGTCTGGCTGACCATTGCCCTCACCGCCGTAGTCTGTATCGTGCCCGTTGTGGCCTTTCGCTTCCTTAAGCTGGACCTGAAACCAGAGCTCTCGGATACG gtgcgCTACACTCAGCTGGTACggaagaagcagaagacgcaGCACCGGTGCATGCGGCACGCAGGGCGTGTGGGCTCACGCCGCTCTGGCTATGCCTTCTCCCATCAGGAGGGTTTCGGGGAGCTCATCATGTCTGGCAAAAACATGCGGCTTAGCTCCTTGGCACTCTCCAGCTTTGCCCCCCGCCCCAGCACCAGCTGGATTGACACCCTGCGGAAGAAGAAGGGCTGCGagggcagcagtgccagcagccccagtgGTGCGGCCGACAAGACTCTCAGGGTGTGA
- the ATP8B2 gene encoding phospholipid-transporting ATPase ID isoform X1 → MGCGAAGHGAVRGPPSPGGRASSASQRAGVQREVPSNCIKTSKYNIVTFLPVNLFEQFQEVANTYFLFLLILQLIPQISSLSWFTTIVPLVLVLTITAVKDATDDYFRHKSDNQVNNRQSQVLIGGVLRQEQWMNVRVGDIIKLENNQFVAADLLLLSSSEPHGLCYIETAELDGETNMKVRQAIPVTAELGDTSQLARFDGEVICEPPNNKLDKFGGTLYWKESKYPLSNQNMLLRGCVLRNTEWCFGLVIFAGPDTKLMQNSGRTKFKRTSIDRLMNTLVLWIFGFLVCMGVILAIGNAIWEHEVGVCFQIYLPWDEGVHSAFFSGFLSFWSYIIILNTVVPISLYVSVEVIRLGHSYFINWDKKMYCAKRRTPAEACTTTLNEELGQVEYIFSDKTGTLTQNIMVFSKCSVNGHSYGDVQDMLGHKAELGERPEPVDFSFNPLADPRFQFWDPSLLEAVKLGDLHVHEFFRLLSLCHTVMSEEKSEGELLYKAQSPDEGALVTAARNFGFVFRSRTPKTITVHELGQAITYQLLAILDFNNIRKRMSVIVRSPEGKIRLYCKGADTILLERLHPVNQDLSSITTDHLNEYAGEGLRTLVLAYKDLEESYYKDWSERLHRAGSAPEAREDHLARLYDEVEHDMMLLGATAIEDKLQQGVPETIAILTLANIKIWVLTGDKQETAVNIGYSCKMLTDDMTEVFVVTGHTVLEVREELRKAREKMMDASRSVCNGFSYQEKLSSKLTSVLEAIAGEYALVINGHSLAHALEADMEAEFLETACACKAVICCRVTPLQKAQVVELVKKYKKAVTLAIGDGANDVSMIKTAHIGVGISGQEGIQAVLASDYSFSQFKFLQRLLLVHGRWSYLRMCKFLCYFFYKNFAFTMVHFWFGFFCGFSAQTVYDQYFITLYNIVYTSLPVLAMGVFDQDVPEQRSMEYPKLYEPGQLNLLFNKREFFICIAQGIYTSILMFFIPYGVFADATRDDGAQLADYQSFAVTVATSLVIVVSVQIGLDTGFWTAINHFFIWGSLAAYFAILFTMHSDGLFRMFPNQFRFVGNAQNTLAQPTVWLTIALTAVVCIVPVVAFRFLKLDLKPELSDTVRYTQLVRKKQKTQHRCMRHAGRVGSRRSGYAFSHQEGFGELIMSGKNMRLSSLALSSFAPRPSTSWIDTLRKKKGCEGSSASSPSGAADKTLRV, encoded by the exons ATGGGCTGCGGGGCCGCGGGACATGGAGCGGTGCGCGGCCCGCCGAGCCCCGG AGGAAGAGCGTCGAGTGCGAGCCAACGCGCGGGAGTACAACGAGAAGTTCCA AGCAACTGCATCAAGACCTCCAAGTACAACATTGTCACCTTCCTGCCTGTCAACCTCTTCGAGCAGTTCCAGGAAGTGGCCAACACatatttcctcttcctcctcatcctgcAG ctgatTCCTCAGATCTCTTCGCTCTCCTGGTTTACCACCATCGTGCCTTTGGTTCTTGTCTTGACCATCACAGCTGTCAAAGATGCCACCGATGACTAT TTCCGCCATAAAAGCGACAACCAGGTGAACAACCGGCAGTCTCAGGTCCTGATCGGTGGAGT CCTTCGGCAGGAGCAGTGGATGAATGTCCGTGTTGGAGACATCATCAAGTTGGAGAACAACCAGTTTGTGGCG gctgacctcctcctcctctccagcagTGAACCCCATGGGTTATGCTACATAGAGACTGCAGAGCTGGATGG AGAGACCAACATGAAGGTGCGTCAGGCCATCCCCGTCACCGCGGAGCTGGGGGACACCAGCCAGCTGGCTCGCTTTGACG GTGAGGTGATCTGCGAACCCCCCAACAACAAGCTGGACAAGTTTGGTGGGACACTGTACTGGAAGGAGAGCAAGTACCCCCTGAGCAACCAGAACATGCTGCTGCGGGGCTGCGTCCTGCGCAACACTGAGTGGTGCTTTGGCCTCGTCATCTTTGCAG GACCTGACACAAAACTGATGCAGAACAGCGGCCGGACCAAATTTAAGCGGACAAGCATCGACCGCCTGATGAACACGCTGGTGCTCTGG ATCTTTGGGTTCCTGGTGTGCATGGGAGTGATCCTGGCCATTGGCAATGCCATCTGGGAGCACGAGGTGGGCGTCTGCTTCCAGATCTACTTGCCCTGGGACGAGGGGGTGCACAGTGCCTTCTTCTCTGGCTTCCTCTCCTTCTGGTCCTACATCATCATCCTCAACACTGTGGTGCCCATCTCGCTCTATGTGAG CGTTGAGGTGATCCGGCTTGGGCACAGCTACTTCATCAACTGGGACAAGAAGATGTACTGTGCCAAGCGCCGGACGCCAGCTGAAGCCTGCACCACCACCCTCAAcgaggagctggggcaggtggaGTACATCTTCTCTGACAAGACTGGCACCCTTACCCAGAATATCATGGTCTTCAGCAAGTGCTCTGTGAACGGGCACAGCTATG GTGATGTGCAGGACATGCTAGGTcacaaggcagagctgggagag AGGCCAGAGCCAGTAGACTTCTCCTTCAACCCGCTGGCGGACCCACGGTTCCAGTTCTGGGACCCCAGCCTACTGGAAGCCGTCAAGCTGGGAGACCTCCACGTGCACGAGTTCTTCCGCCTGCTTTCGCTGTGTCACACCGTCATGTCCGAGGAGAAGAGTGAAG GGGAGCTGTTGTACAAAGCACAGTCCCCAGATGAGGGAGCGCTGGTCACAGCTGCCAGAAACTTCGGCTTTGTGTTCCGGTCCCGCACGCCCAAGACCATCACAGTGCATGAGCTGGGTCAAGCCATCACCTACCAGCTGCTGGCCATCCTGGACTTCAACAACATCCGCAAGCGCATGTCCGTCATCG TCCGCAGCCCTGAGGGCAAGATCCGGCTGTACTGCAAAGGTGCTGACACCATCCTGCTGGAGCGGCTGCACCCCGTCAACCAGGACCTGAGCAGCATCACCACCGACCACCTCAAT GAGTACGCTGGTGAGGGGCTGCGGACACTGGTGCTGGCTTACAAGGACCTGGAGGAGAGCTACTACAAGGACTGGTCCGAGCGGCTGCATCGAGCTGGCAGTGCCCCTGAGGCCCGTGAGGATCACCTGGCTAGGCTCTACGATGAGGTGGAGCACGATATGATG CTGCTTGGAGCCACAGCCATCGAGGACAAACTGCAGCAGGGGGTCCCCGAAACCATTGCCATCCTGACGCTGGCCAACATCAAGATCTGGGTGCTGACAGGGGACAAGCAGG AAACAGCTGTGAACATCGGCTACTCCTGCAAGATGCTGACAGATGACATGACAGAGGTGTTTGTGGTCACAGGCCACACTGTGCTGGAGGTGCGAGAGGAGCTAAG GAAAGCCCGGGAGAAGATGATGGATGCGTCGCGTTCTGTGTGCAATGGCTTCTCCTACCAGGAGAAACTCTCCTCCAAGCTTACCTCTGTGCTGGAAGCCATTGCGGGCGAATACGCCCTGGTCATCAATGGGCACAGCCTG GCCCATGCACTGGAGGCAGACATGGAGGCGGAATTCCTGGAGACAGCGTGTGCCTGCAAGGCCGTTATCTGCTGCCGTGTCACACCCCTGCAGAAAGCCCAGGTGGTGGAGCTGGTGAAGAAGTACAAGAAAGCCGTCACTTTGGCCATTGGGGATGGGGCCAACGATGTCAGCATGATCAAGA CTGCCCACATTGGGGTGGGCATCAGTGGGCAGGAAGGCATCCAGGCCGTGCTGGCCTCCGACTACTCCTTCTCCCAGTTCAAGTTCCTACAGCGTCTGCTCCTGGTGCACGGGCGCTGGTCCTACCTGCGCATGTGCAAGTTTCTTTGCTACTTCTTCTATAAGAACTTCGCCTTCACCATGGTCCACTTCTGGTTTGGCTTCTTCTGCGGCTTCTCAGCACAG ACAGTGTATGACCAGTACTTCATCACACTGTACAACATCGTCTACACGTCGCTGCCTGTGCTCGCTATGGGTGTCTTTGACCAG GATGTGCCAGAGCAGCGGAGCATGGAGTACCCTAAACTCTACGAGCCTGGGCAGCTGAACCTGCTCTTCAACAAGCGGGAGTTCTTCATCTGCATTGCCCAGGGCATCTACACCTCCATCCTCATGTTCTTCATCCCGTACGGTGTCTTCGCTGATGCCACTCGTGATGACGGTGCCCAGCTGGCCGACTACCAGTCCTTCGCCGTCACTGTCGCCACCTCCCTCGTGATTGTCGTCAGTGTGCAG ATCGGGTTAGACACAGGATTCTGGACAGCCATCAACCACTTCTTCATCTGGGGCAGCCTGGCCGCCTACTTTGCCATCCTCTTCACCATGCACAGCGACGGCCTCTTCCGGATGTTCCCCAACCAGTTCCGCTTTGTGG GTAACGCGCAGAACACGCTGGCCCAGCCCACGGTCTGGCTGACCATTGCCCTCACCGCCGTAGTCTGTATCGTGCCCGTTGTGGCCTTTCGCTTCCTTAAGCTGGACCTGAAACCAGAGCTCTCGGATACG gtgcgCTACACTCAGCTGGTACggaagaagcagaagacgcaGCACCGGTGCATGCGGCACGCAGGGCGTGTGGGCTCACGCCGCTCTGGCTATGCCTTCTCCCATCAGGAGGGTTTCGGGGAGCTCATCATGTCTGGCAAAAACATGCGGCTTAGCTCCTTGGCACTCTCCAGCTTTGCCCCCCGCCCCAGCACCAGCTGGATTGACACCCTGCGGAAGAAGAAGGGCTGCGagggcagcagtgccagcagccccagtgGTGCGGCCGACAAGACTCTCAGGGTGTGA